GCGTAGTCATTTTACAGGACGTCCGGATTGCCGTCCCGCTTAATTAGTTGATTGTTAGTTGGTTAAAAAGTGAGGGTATATTAATACCGATTGACGAGACTATTCTGTTCCCAAAATGACTAGCTCTGTGACTACGAATCCATCCACGCTTTTGCCGCtaggtaaataaataaaataataacgaaatttttccTAACCTCGATGATCTAACGACAGAACGAcgttgtttattatttattttttgtgtatttttaaaatacgTTTTAAAATATATGCCATTAGTTCGGGGTAGTCCACGTGTCTTTGACATTCTCGTATTTTCTGCAACCTTGCTCATTATCGATCATCTTAATTTTCTCTATTAACtgatgttttatttcattgaattttactTTACAGAATTGGTGGACAAGTGCATCGGCTCCCGCATTCACATTAtcatgaaaaatgataaagaaaTTGTGGGTACATTACAAGGATTTGATGACTTTGTGAATATGTTATTGGATGATGTGACTGAAAGCGAAGCAACACCCGAGGGACGCAGAGTTACAAAATTGGATCAGATCCTCCTCAATGGAAATAACATTACGATGGTTAATATGGAAATACGAATACATTTCGATAGCATGATGTGTTTAAAATGCACAACAAGGTTTATTATAACAGTTTGactatcattttttctttcctgttTCAGTTAGTACCTGGAGGTGATATGCCAGAAACATAATCTCACCCCCTGTGATTTCATGTATAATACTTTTGACATTTACTGCTATgtgattgtaaaaatttattcaaataacaaTGATTTTCTTTTGTAAACATTTCTGCATTGTCTTCCTTTTATCCCGTATCATCATTGAGCCTTTGCCATTTCTAATTAACTTCAACACTTTGCTTCGACCTCTAAATCTTGAAGCTCTGTTGCAACTCCATCTATACTGGGTCTATCTGTTTTTTCAAATGACCACATCTTTGAATACAACGCTTTATACTTGCCACCTAAATTATCATCCAGCATTGAATCCTCCGGTTTTATACCTTTCCCAGTGAGATACAAAATAGCGTGAGGATGAAGGTCAGCGAA
The sequence above is drawn from the Neodiprion pinetum isolate iyNeoPine1 chromosome 2, iyNeoPine1.2, whole genome shotgun sequence genome and encodes:
- the LOC124211605 gene encoding U6 snRNA-associated Sm-like protein LSm5, whose amino-acid sequence is MTSSVTTNPSTLLPLELVDKCIGSRIHIIMKNDKEIVGTLQGFDDFVNMLLDDVTESEATPEGRRVTKLDQILLNGNNITMLVPGGDMPET